A part of Synechococcus sp. KORDI-49 genomic DNA contains:
- a CDS encoding GNAT family N-acetyltransferase, protein MKSSLEIRAFQDTDLNFITQLARQEDFAPGVGDIAIYANTGNQGVWLAWQNDEPVGCIAAVKYNPDYGFIGLFVVHPDHRGRGVGKRLWEHALTSLADVTCIGLEAAPAMVEFYQREGFRRDSITTRRQHLCLEESSTHPSSRLLHRNDITVVPLGNISIDAVQAYDERHEISPRPHFLEQWLNHRAGDVFVAMDATQQCHGYVRIRPCLLPIGQGWRIGPLLAEEPGIASLLLSNAMDRHKGIILIDTPGHNRSARTVAGAKGFRRMGATHRMYRGSLDNGHDQNIYGLACLELG, encoded by the coding sequence GTGAAGTCGTCCCTGGAGATCCGAGCCTTTCAGGACACGGACCTGAACTTCATCACCCAACTGGCGCGTCAGGAAGATTTCGCTCCAGGTGTTGGCGACATCGCGATCTACGCCAACACGGGAAACCAGGGTGTGTGGCTGGCATGGCAGAACGACGAGCCCGTGGGCTGCATCGCCGCCGTGAAATACAACCCTGATTACGGCTTCATCGGTCTCTTCGTGGTTCACCCGGACCATCGCGGCCGTGGTGTCGGCAAGCGATTGTGGGAACACGCACTGACGTCTCTCGCTGATGTGACCTGCATCGGGCTGGAAGCCGCACCGGCGATGGTGGAGTTCTACCAGCGTGAAGGGTTCCGAAGGGATTCCATCACCACGCGGCGGCAACATCTGTGCCTGGAGGAGTCATCGACCCATCCGAGCAGCCGGTTGCTGCATCGCAACGACATCACGGTTGTTCCCCTCGGGAACATCTCGATCGATGCCGTTCAGGCCTATGACGAACGCCATGAAATCAGCCCGAGACCTCACTTCCTGGAACAGTGGCTGAATCACCGGGCAGGGGATGTGTTCGTGGCCATGGATGCAACGCAGCAATGCCATGGCTACGTGCGCATCCGCCCATGCCTGCTGCCCATCGGGCAGGGCTGGCGCATCGGCCCTCTGCTGGCGGAAGAACCGGGCATCGCATCCCTGTTGCTGAGCAATGCCATGGACCGGCACAAGGGCATCATCCTCATCGACACCCCAGGCCACAACCGATCCGCCCGAACCGTGGCGGGCGCCAAGGGGTTCCGGCGGATGGGAGCCACCCATCGCATGTACAGGGGCAGCCTGGACAACGGCCATGATCAGAACATCTACGGTCTGGCATGCCTGGAGCTGGGCTGA